Part of the Mytilus trossulus isolate FHL-02 chromosome 2, PNRI_Mtr1.1.1.hap1, whole genome shotgun sequence genome is shown below.
cttttacttTTGTCAACGCTTATAACAGTTAATTGTGGAAATGTGTCACAAATGGACATGTCACAAATGGACTAGGAACATTGAAATCGAACCAACAACATAAACTAGGGAATTGCAGGAACTCAAAAAAGGAACGAGACATAGTACATTGTCAAGGTAACCATCTATTGGTATGCGTTAATTTTCTGCCAATCAATACCACAGTCATCAAAAATGTCACACGAAAGAAACAGGACactaatcaatgaattttacaaATCAGAGGATTATTCCGATATCAAAAGAGCAATAGAGTTTTATTTATTCGAGACACACCCTAATAGTCTTATTCTGTCGTTCGTTTTCATGACCCTGATGAAGAAGTTTTTGTGTCAGCAGCAAACTATTTATGAAGTTTATAAAGCTTGCAGGACTACAAAATTATACATGCATAGCAATATTAACAACAATCACATCAAAGATTAGGTTtactaaataaaatgtatgattaACGAAAAAAATCTCCGTCTTACTTAAAACTATTAGTCTAGGATTTTCGATATCACAACTagttaaaatatttactaaatttgatcatcggtacaaggacatcattcctaaatataaatcaacatgcagaAACTATCATTAAAAATGGCACATTGTCGTATTAGTATTGATTCActcatagggtctttgcattggaaataaacacatttgatCTAAAACCAGAACAACCCAACTTAAAGTCACTTTACCTTCTGAAAATTCAGCCTCTTTTTGTAAGCACTGTTTTATAAATCAGAGGTGAAATATTGTATTTCTTAAATGATTGAAATTCAACATTTTAGTgtgagaaatatttatttatatgcaaaCTTTAAGGCCACTTGGTAAATATGGTTGATTGTTTGTGTACACTTTACTCAGCAAGTTATACAAAGATGGGTCATGGGTTCTCAGCCACTGTCTATTTTCCATCTCTGAACCGCAAACCTGATCAAAATTGCAcctaaaaaggaaaattaactcTAAGAAAAGTTGAATAAAGTTAAATACATGTTAATGAAGTAAGAATAAGCATAAACACGAGTACAAATGCGATTTTCAATCAAAGTTTAGTTATGGATACTGTAAGTAGTAATTATGTTATtcttaatatacattttttttatttataagagACAATAACATTCTTTTGAATGAAAATGATATGTGACTAAAAGTTGTAGaactaaaatgaaatatgaatctttttgaaaaaacCCAAAATTAAAGCCGTTTAAATcatcagatttaaaaataataaatatgtcaGTGTAAACCTCTTGTTATGAGGAAGACTTATGTTAAAATGTAATTCGGCTATAAAACATGCATTTTCTCTTACTGTCGTAGCTGGTTATTAAAGCACTTTTtccacaatagaccactttcgagttcatccgtcaccggaaaaaactcgtcaattatacgcgcctttatcatcgtcatttgtgcgtttaggggcgtcgtcacttccttccaatgttgagcgagtggttggaaaactataattctatcttgtacgaattattcggcaaattgaattctcaaaattgacaatcaacactgctgtcattagagaaatgtcagtaagtacctacagagcaaccattatttctagtttatcctgcacaaagacgatcactaagacgcttgatgaacgtaaatagtgcagggatacaggcgagcccctctatctgataaatgacgtcataaaggcgtgtataattgacgagtttttgccggtgacggatgaactcgaaagtggtctattatatatatatatttaatttcattcataCAATGtaccaatgaaaaacattttagaTGACGGTTCTTAtttccaaaaataaattgaagGTACGATTGGTTATTACGTAGCAGCTCATAATATAAAGATTTTCTTTACGGAGCCTTtattcgtttgattttttttcataacaatttgcagatttaataatagaattgtaaaatGGGATGTTTTGAATGTTTCGTTTTTCTGCGATTTGGTAAAAAATGATTGTTTACACGAATGTAATtggttgaaaatattttttttttttttggaataatgCTTTTGGCAATGTAAgattatattaaatgaaataataagtTATAGTTCATaaacaatgttattttttcccccagaacaaatatacaaactcaggcaatttataattttaatatatattagaaCATACATCGCATTTAGAACAGACATTCAACCATTACCTATAGTATTTAGTTATTTTGTTACAAATATGTGTCGTAAAAGAGTAAATTAATGTAATAAGAACTTTTTGTCACACCggatttaaagaaaaagttattaacactgagtatataaaaaaaaagaaatacattacaatatatatatatataaggaaaGGATTCCGTCCTCCAAACACaaaccttttattttttattgcataataataaaaagaagttcTGGAGACAACAGTTAAAAGACcctatcaaatatcaaataaactaGTGATATTTTGATTTCTGATAATTACTCACAAGTCTAATCCTACTGAAGGGCTATGAAGGCCTGGGTATACGGCAGTATGAAACCAAGCAGATGTTGCTTCAGCCCAAAACTCGGCAGAGGTAGCCATACCATATCCGTCCTTCCaaattttgtgttgtttatcaTAATGGTAGATATAATCAAACtgaaacaaaacttaaactagTTATATAAAGCATATGGAATTTATTCTATTAATTTATAacataaattgtttaatatattgattaagtttttttttatgtattcaCTAAGGCTTAAATTACtggtttaaaataaataaaaacatttgtatacaaatatCATCACTATGCGaattgtcaaacatataacaacatttttaaatacGAGAAAGACAAATTCTATTCCCAATCGTATGTTgtacaaatatttatcaaatatgttatTTGCTATTGCTTTTTGAATTCTATATTCTATATTCTATCTATTTTCAAAGGTTCGATGTTCGTTTTTTGTGCGTTGCTTTCGAATTGTCTCGTTTGTCCTTCTGGTTtatcttgatagagggttgatgctcacaaggaagctattaaaccaatttttcaaaatggtgaagttgaaatcatgacttcgaaaattttacggacgccattacgagttgtttgaccgttattgaataaccgtttcacaaatgatatcggatatgttccttgcgtcgtaactacaatacacttccctttcatgaatatgacctaccggatttgttattacataagcaacactacgggtgccacatgtggagcaggatctgcctatccttccggagcacttgagatcacccctattttttggtggggttcgtgttgtttagtctttagtttctatgttgtgtcttgtgaacttttgtttgtctgttcgtcttttttatttgtcaggtgttttttgttttcgatctatgagtttgactgtccctctggtatctttcgtccttttTTTTACCAACTGCCGTCAGTCTTTTGTTACTTGTATCTTTGTTGTTTTTGACTGTTGATTtataattacagaaaaaaaaaccaattcgATCAAGCTAAGCTATTTTCAAacaatgttatttgtatatCGATAAGTATAATATAGATATACGAAGATTTGGAataaatgctaatgagacaactaaagTATACCAATTCAGGTCAAAGTGCggacttcaacacggagcatctGCATTTTATGCAATGTATATTATTATATGATTTATGATGTTGTTGGCTtaacatttaagtttttttacaaCATAAAACAATGGATCATTTTGACTACAATTGAATACAATCATATACCCTGTTTTTGTATGATGTTGGTAAGTGTTTAAAAACTTGATGGCCAAACTCATGCACACAAATACTCTCTTTACGATTGTAAGGATCCTTGTTATTACACAAAATGTTATCATCTAAGACAACGGACCTTGAATTAGTTAGACCAGCAATTGAAGCATACTTCCTCCCATcgaatgtacatgtatgtgaacaTGTACCATTACACATTTCTGTGAACAGAagatatattacatttaaatataaataaatagcccTTATGCAATAATTGtagaaaatataaagataacaAATAGTGACCATGCTCGTTTTGTCACTAAACAGCAAGAATCACATTGCAGTGTATCacttgtaaaatcaaaatctgaatCATCTCAATTCATTTAgcaacatttatttcaaaaagattgaatcaatgaaacatttgtcaatatttattaaaaaatcatttgtaataaaatgtcaTCATGTCATTCAAAAGGCTGGACTGATCCATGTGCGAATAAAGAATCCTCGTATACTATAAATCT
Proteins encoded:
- the LOC134705032 gene encoding uncharacterized protein LOC134705032; this translates as MIFDFFALVLCILNGIGCLSPHISNKDTSSIPPGLRHTRVGFKHRWVNQSGGCYTTQPNGSSIAVDATTTVSDEALSKACTIIGLMIKHMSTEIFDYSSRGHGVGVFAKSDGMGVYPENANVRDTPECHKMCNGTCSHTCTFDGRKYASIAGLTNSRSVVLDDNILCNNKDPYNRKESICVHEFGHQVFKHLPTSYKNRFDYIYHYDKQHKIWKDGYGMATSAEFWAEATSAWFHTAVYPGLHSPSVGLDLCNFDQVCGSEMENRQWLRTHDPSLYNLLSKVYTNNQPYLPSGLKVCI